From a single Anaerolineales bacterium genomic region:
- a CDS encoding glycosyltransferase family 4 protein codes for MSTEKKRIQMTTQTRRLLLIGPKPPPIGGSPLTVQAMLEEFANYPSLQVILINTSPGMDVRKKMTGFNWEKVKRSFTIFYHYIRDIRHCDAALVFANDLFAITLAPILLLFSKIYGKPFFLKPVGAGLDLFINAQPKLFRIYLLSILRAMEGILTQTQLLKDDLKKMGCANVNYLPGCRPLPAMMLVPKSSSEKMRLVYLGHITRFKGPLILLNALRTSSELCDVQVTCDFYGPIHEEIQDEFLAELNSSPNANYCGIAKAGTGPQLISQYDALVLPTYYDTEGHPGVLIEAMHAGVPVISTQVRTLPELIENGSNGFLVPTQNSHALANAIVQLARDPDMRRKMGEANLRKGQEFRADTVVAKLLSIVFPDFSFARKPN; via the coding sequence ATGTCAACAGAAAAAAAGCGGATACAGATGACCACCCAGACTAGGCGATTACTGCTTATAGGACCAAAACCACCTCCAATCGGCGGGTCACCTTTGACCGTTCAGGCAATGCTCGAAGAATTTGCAAATTACCCTTCTTTGCAGGTGATATTGATCAACACGTCGCCTGGGATGGATGTAAGAAAAAAAATGACGGGCTTTAATTGGGAGAAGGTTAAGCGGTCTTTCACGATCTTTTATCACTACATCCGTGATATCAGGCATTGTGACGCCGCCTTGGTATTTGCAAACGATCTTTTTGCCATCACCCTTGCTCCTATTCTGTTGCTTTTCTCTAAAATATATGGCAAACCCTTTTTTCTAAAACCGGTCGGCGCAGGATTGGATTTATTTATCAATGCTCAACCAAAGCTATTTCGGATATATCTGCTATCCATCCTGCGTGCTATGGAAGGCATCTTGACTCAGACTCAATTGCTTAAAGATGATCTGAAAAAAATGGGATGCGCTAATGTAAATTATCTTCCAGGATGTAGGCCATTACCCGCGATGATGCTGGTTCCAAAAAGTAGTTCAGAAAAAATGCGGTTGGTATATCTTGGTCATATCACTCGTTTCAAGGGTCCGCTTATTTTGCTAAATGCCCTTAGGACATCTTCCGAACTGTGTGATGTGCAAGTGACCTGCGATTTTTACGGACCAATCCATGAAGAGATCCAGGATGAATTTTTGGCTGAATTGAACTCATCTCCCAATGCTAATTATTGTGGAATTGCAAAGGCTGGCACGGGACCTCAACTGATTTCACAATACGATGCACTTGTCCTGCCCACATACTATGATACGGAGGGGCATCCGGGTGTTTTGATCGAAGCCATGCATGCCGGTGTTCCAGTGATCAGTACCCAGGTTCGCACCTTGCCTGAATTGATCGAGAATGGGTCGAATGGTTTTTTGGTGCCAACTCAAAACAGTCATGCCCTCGCTAATGCCATTGTTCAACTTGCCAGAGATCCCGATATGAGAAGGAAGATGGGAGAAGCAAACCTGCGTAAAGGTCAGGAATTCCGTGCGGATACGGTTGTAGCGAAGTTATTAAGCATTGTCTTTCCGGATTTTTCGTTTGCTAGAAAGCCAAACTAA
- a CDS encoding O-antigen ligase family protein — translation MRKVTYLLATILIFIIPWEDSISVSSMGSLARVAGLVVAVFWLATMLMEGRFRKPHLFHIIVLVFFLWNFVSIFWSTDAESTIQRIKTYSQIFLLILIFWEVFQSPKELMAGLQAYIYGCYVLITSTIYNYITGNVAVVYEGRYSATGVNAVELALILMMGLPIAMQLFFAAVQNRQRLFMKFINLAFIPLAIFSIVLTGSRTSLLAIIPFGIYIVVTQQIKFDRKLIVFGVLLISLLALFPFVPQSVITRLGTLGTSIEEGDLGGRINLWWHAILVLSEHPFLGLGSGVLDSTIGSAAHNTFVSVVAETGFIGFILFFVILSIVFFQAMNVPNGNSGLWVAIFLTWVIGVCSLSWEYRKLTWLLLNFVIIEGSFTFEQLHIGQTMMKTSRNIRRLINKPELGT, via the coding sequence ATGCGCAAGGTAACCTATTTACTGGCAACTATATTAATTTTTATCATCCCATGGGAGGATAGTATTTCAGTCTCATCTATGGGTTCTTTAGCCCGGGTTGCGGGACTCGTCGTTGCAGTATTTTGGTTGGCGACGATGTTAATGGAAGGGCGATTTCGAAAGCCGCATCTGTTTCACATCATTGTGCTGGTATTCTTTTTGTGGAATTTTGTAAGTATTTTTTGGAGTACGGATGCGGAGAGTACAATCCAACGTATAAAAACGTACAGTCAGATTTTTCTTCTGATCCTCATTTTTTGGGAAGTTTTTCAATCCCCCAAGGAATTAATGGCTGGACTTCAAGCCTATATTTATGGTTGCTATGTCCTTATTACGAGTACGATTTACAACTACATCACTGGCAATGTGGCGGTTGTTTATGAGGGACGATACAGTGCTACAGGAGTCAATGCGGTTGAGCTAGCCCTTATCTTGATGATGGGATTGCCTATCGCCATGCAGTTGTTTTTTGCGGCGGTACAGAATAGGCAGAGACTGTTTATGAAATTTATAAATTTGGCTTTTATACCTTTGGCTATTTTTTCGATTGTTCTAACCGGCAGCCGCACATCTCTGTTGGCAATTATTCCCTTTGGCATTTATATCGTTGTGACACAGCAGATCAAATTTGACAGGAAACTTATAGTTTTTGGTGTTCTTTTGATTTCGCTATTGGCATTATTTCCGTTTGTTCCACAATCGGTGATTACCCGATTGGGTACACTGGGTACTTCTATCGAGGAGGGGGATCTGGGTGGTCGTATTAACCTGTGGTGGCATGCAATCCTTGTTCTTTCCGAACATCCCTTTCTGGGACTTGGTAGTGGCGTTTTGGATTCGACCATCGGTTCGGCTGCTCATAATACTTTTGTGTCTGTCGTGGCGGAAACGGGGTTTATCGGTTTCATTTTGTTTTTTGTGATTCTCTCAATTGTTTTTTTTCAGGCAATGAATGTTCCAAATGGAAATTCAGGACTTTGGGTAGCCATTTTTTTGACGTGGGTCATTGGGGTTTGTTCACTTTCATGGGAATATAGGAAATTAACTTGGCTGCTCTTGAATTTTGTCATTATTGAGGGAAGCTTTACCTTCGAGCAGCTGCATATCGGGCAGACGATGATGAAAACATCCAGGAATATAAGACGTTTGATCAATAAGCCTGAGCTTGGAACCTAG
- a CDS encoding glycosyltransferase family 4 protein: MITELATDLVERGHQVTVVTGAPSYPYGRVFKGYRNRFYSTEMLDGVRIIRTWSYISPSTKIIPRLLHYGTYSVTAFYGGLFAGRPDAILSYSPPLPLGLSAWLLSRFFHAPWVLQLEDLYPDAAIAAGVMKNKFLIDFFRGIEQFLYRHAHRISVISQSFRRNLHSKGIPDSKIEFIPIWADPDAVSPMQKQNAFRREHNLNGKFVVMYAGNIGLTSCLEDVLCAAEILREKKDIQFVIIGEGVKKSFLEAETRARQLNNILFLSFQPREKFSEMLAAADIGLVTLNESASLSSLPSKIFNVMASARPILAVSPPGSEMTQIVDAAGCGWNVPPGSPERLAETIIQLKERETDLTQMGKNGRTCLEKNYSRNRCVDAYEKMLTEIDEQARRKAAYAGEIL, encoded by the coding sequence TTGATAACAGAACTTGCCACGGATCTTGTTGAGCGTGGTCATCAAGTTACCGTTGTTACAGGTGCGCCGAGTTATCCGTATGGACGTGTCTTTAAAGGATATCGTAATCGATTCTATTCAACAGAGATGCTGGATGGTGTACGGATTATCAGGACATGGAGCTACATCTCTCCATCCACAAAGATCATCCCGCGTCTGCTTCACTACGGGACATACAGCGTGACAGCCTTTTATGGCGGATTGTTCGCGGGTCGTCCGGATGCGATCCTCAGTTATTCTCCTCCGCTTCCTCTCGGACTTTCAGCCTGGTTGCTCAGCCGGTTTTTTCATGCCCCTTGGGTGCTTCAACTTGAAGATTTGTATCCAGATGCGGCAATTGCCGCAGGGGTAATGAAAAATAAGTTCCTCATCGACTTTTTTCGCGGAATCGAGCAATTCCTATATCGCCATGCTCATCGAATCTCGGTCATATCGCAGAGTTTTCGAAGAAACTTGCACTCAAAGGGAATCCCAGACTCAAAGATCGAGTTCATTCCCATTTGGGCTGACCCTGATGCAGTATCTCCCATGCAGAAGCAAAATGCTTTTCGCCGCGAGCACAACCTCAACGGAAAATTTGTTGTGATGTATGCGGGCAATATCGGCCTGACATCCTGTCTTGAAGATGTTCTTTGCGCAGCGGAAATCCTTAGAGAGAAAAAGGATATTCAATTTGTGATCATTGGGGAGGGGGTAAAAAAAAGCTTTCTTGAGGCGGAGACACGAGCTAGGCAATTGAATAACATCCTTTTTCTGTCTTTTCAGCCACGGGAGAAATTTTCGGAAATGTTAGCCGCAGCTGATATTGGTCTCGTGACACTTAATGAAAGCGCATCACTTTCATCCCTGCCGAGCAAGATCTTCAATGTAATGGCGAGCGCGCGCCCGATTTTAGCGGTCTCTCCGCCTGGAAGTGAGATGACGCAGATCGTCGATGCAGCAGGCTGCGGGTGGAATGTTCCGCCAGGGTCGCCGGAAAGGCTGGCAGAGACCATTATCCAGTTGAAAGAGAGAGAGACCGACCTCACCCAAATGGGAAAAAATGGACGCACTTGCCTTGAGAAGAATTATTCGCGCAATCGTTGTGTAGATGCCTACGAAAAAATGCTGACGGAAATAGATGAACAAGCCCGCAGAAAAGCCGCTTATGCAGGAGAAATATTGTGA